A portion of the Segatella copri DSM 18205 genome contains these proteins:
- a CDS encoding transposase, with protein sequence MNTGLDQYMDIFKDAVEDSAAKLTKSFEKILIEVIILFMVIPRKINFTQMGRYGSHVEQTYRNAFGLKKSKSIDWLKLNVSLAKRFFGKQGRWAIAIDPSYISKAGKKTPHIGRFWSGCAQSVKHGLEIMGIGLIDIDTKDCMMLKAHQSLSNKELSLRNKTMVDFYISVIKRYRKELLKLSTLIVADAYFSTSTFVNGIKKEGFSLISRFRDNACLFYVYAGPRTGKRGRPKTKDGKIDMKNLDLTRMEKMEMKDIEGTAYTLIAYSKALRCKVRLVIWQMPNGKKKLFFSTDPSLSGEEVLLYYRTRFHIEFCFRDAKGYTGLMDCQARDKWKLDFAFNASFTSLNVAKVTMKEMGMEYSMSSFKSLMTNMYLVKRIFKASGYTPNRNLISKIFKDLSCLQRIAA encoded by the coding sequence ATGAATACAGGACTTGACCAATATATGGATATCTTTAAAGATGCAGTTGAAGATTCGGCTGCAAAGTTAACAAAAAGTTTCGAGAAAATACTCATCGAGGTGATAATTTTGTTCATGGTAATACCAAGAAAGATAAATTTCACCCAAATGGGGAGGTATGGCTCGCATGTTGAGCAAACCTATCGCAACGCATTCGGCTTAAAAAAGTCGAAAAGCATTGACTGGCTCAAACTTAATGTCTCACTTGCCAAGCGCTTCTTTGGTAAACAGGGAAGATGGGCTATTGCCATTGATCCCAGCTACATCAGCAAAGCTGGCAAGAAGACTCCACATATCGGTCGTTTTTGGTCGGGATGTGCACAGTCTGTTAAACATGGTCTCGAAATCATGGGTATTGGCCTCATTGATATTGATACCAAAGACTGCATGATGTTAAAAGCACACCAGTCGCTAAGTAATAAAGAACTGAGTCTTAGAAACAAGACTATGGTAGATTTCTATATCAGCGTCATTAAGCGTTACCGCAAGGAACTTCTCAAACTCTCAACCCTCATAGTTGCAGATGCTTACTTCTCTACAAGTACATTTGTTAATGGGATAAAGAAAGAAGGGTTCTCTTTGATAAGCCGCTTTCGTGACAATGCTTGTCTCTTTTATGTCTATGCTGGTCCACGTACTGGAAAACGTGGTCGCCCCAAGACCAAGGATGGCAAGATTGATATGAAGAATCTTGACCTCACTCGAATGGAGAAGATGGAGATGAAAGATATAGAAGGAACAGCTTATACTTTGATAGCCTATTCCAAGGCACTCAGGTGTAAAGTTAGACTTGTCATCTGGCAGATGCCGAATGGCAAGAAGAAACTATTCTTCTCTACAGACCCCTCACTTTCGGGTGAAGAGGTACTTCTTTATTACAGAACCAGGTTCCATATCGAATTTTGCTTTCGTGACGCCAAAGGCTATACTGGTCTTATGGACTGCCAGGCTCGCGATAAGTGGAAACTCGATTTTGCTTTCAATGCTTCGTTCACATCACTAAATGTTGCCAAGGTAACTATGAAGGAGATGGGAATGGAATATTCTATGTCTTCATTCAAGTCACTGATGACCAACATGTATCTGGTGAAACGAATTTTTAAAGCAAGTGGGTACACCCCGAACCGAAATTTAATTAGCAAGATTTTCAAAGATCTCTCGTGCTTACAGCGTATAGCTGCTTAG
- a CDS encoding transposase — MARFFQTDGKYLNRVYKEHLSDFEDWDQKDHAAEWVLFAQNMGTHLSIDESMLHNDLFTFLSNKEGHGKRGTLIAAVKGTTIAEVAMRLMAIPEEKRLAVKEVTMDFSDSMMGIIKQVFPNAEIVIDCFHIMQLAGKGLEEMRMKLKRAAVTERNMQESKFKKLVQARRKARAYYAKNHKPKKSKNGKTLGRPRKRKNEKFQPEILANGETKVELLTHVRYPLLKSGNDWTDWQKKGMKILFELDNRIKTGYGLVCALRNIFKKKQSRKKAKKALHAWYKNIGRSHIRELIAVRDTIKEKEEYVLNYFNNRSTNASAESLNSKMKGFRAQVRGVADLTFFMYRMMMIFG; from the coding sequence GTGGCGCGATTCTTCCAGACTGACGGTAAGTACCTGAACCGTGTCTACAAGGAGCACCTGAGTGACTTTGAAGACTGGGACCAGAAGGATCATGCCGCAGAGTGGGTGCTCTTCGCCCAGAATATGGGCACGCACCTAAGCATAGATGAGAGTATGCTGCACAATGACCTCTTTACATTCCTCTCCAACAAGGAAGGCCATGGTAAGCGTGGTACGCTCATCGCAGCTGTCAAGGGGACTACCATTGCAGAAGTGGCAATGCGACTCATGGCTATACCGGAAGAGAAACGTCTTGCAGTGAAGGAAGTCACGATGGATTTCTCCGACAGCATGATGGGCATCATCAAGCAGGTATTCCCCAATGCGGAGATTGTCATAGACTGCTTTCATATCATGCAGCTTGCAGGCAAAGGTCTTGAGGAGATGCGCATGAAACTCAAGCGTGCTGCCGTCACGGAGAGGAATATGCAGGAAAGCAAGTTCAAGAAACTTGTGCAGGCAAGACGCAAGGCGAGGGCATACTATGCGAAGAACCACAAACCAAAGAAGAGCAAGAACGGCAAAACCCTTGGAAGGCCGCGAAAGCGCAAGAATGAGAAGTTTCAGCCAGAGATACTTGCCAATGGTGAGACTAAGGTGGAACTGTTGACTCATGTACGCTACCCTCTGCTCAAGAGCGGCAATGACTGGACGGACTGGCAGAAGAAAGGCATGAAGATTCTCTTCGAACTGGATAACCGAATCAAGACCGGCTATGGTTTGGTCTGCGCATTGAGAAACATCTTCAAGAAGAAGCAGAGCCGCAAGAAGGCCAAGAAGGCATTACATGCGTGGTACAAGAATATAGGCAGAAGCCACATCAGAGAGCTAATCGCAGTACGTGACACTATAAAGGAGAAGGAGGAGTATGTATTGAATTACTTCAACAATCGTTCAACCAATGCTTCTGCAGAATCTCTCAACTCAAAGATGAAGGGATTTCGGGCGCAGGTGAGAGGAGTAGCAGACTTGACTTTCTTCATGTACCGTATGATGATGATCTTCGGTTAA
- a CDS encoding ISAon1 family transposase N-terminal region protein: MAKKTTQFDYEILVRYMLPKGMLDTFEVTNVDEECTGLYDETNTEIRILHIYLDERDLRDDMWHDLKPNGFTEPRVFNDFPVREHKVALHVRRRRWLTEDGKNQLLDTPALIADGTSYSIEFAAFLKEMVGYLPSDGPMRGAILPD, translated from the coding sequence ATGGCAAAGAAGACTACCCAATTTGACTACGAGATACTCGTACGCTACATGCTTCCAAAAGGGATGCTTGACACCTTTGAAGTTACCAATGTCGATGAAGAGTGCACTGGTCTATACGATGAGACGAATACGGAAATCCGCATTCTTCATATCTATCTTGACGAACGTGACCTGCGCGATGATATGTGGCATGATTTGAAGCCGAATGGCTTTACTGAGCCCCGGGTGTTCAATGACTTCCCTGTGCGTGAGCACAAGGTTGCCCTTCATGTGCGCCGTCGCAGATGGCTTACGGAGGATGGGAAGAACCAACTGTTAGATACTCCTGCACTTATTGCAGACGGCACCAGCTACTCAATTGAGTTCGCTGCTTTTTTAAAAGAAATGGTTGGATACCTACCCAGTGACGGCCCAATGCGTGGCGCGATTCTTCCAGACTGA